A section of the Humulus lupulus chromosome 2, drHumLupu1.1, whole genome shotgun sequence genome encodes:
- the LOC133814952 gene encoding uncharacterized mitochondrial protein AtMg00820-like — protein sequence MVTRAKAGIHKPRLFYSVVAGTPVEPSSFKEAFANPIWLRTMDHEFVALRSQHTWILVPLPPGAKVIGCKWVYRIKLNSDGSVDRYKARLVAKGFHQTPGLDFHETFSPVIKPTTIRLVLSLVVSSHWPIHQIDIQNAFLHGDLTETV from the coding sequence ATGGTTACTCGTGCTAAAGCGGGCATTCATAAGCCTCGATTGTTTTATAGTGTGGTTGCAGGTACACCGGTTGAACCCTCCTCATTCAAAGAAGCATTCGCGAATCCAATTTGGCTCCGCACTATGGATCATGAGTTTGTTGCTTTACGTTCCCAACATACTTGGATATTGGTCCCTCTTCCTCCTGGTGCCAAAGTCATTGGCTGCAAATGGGTATATCGTATTAAACTCAATTCTGATGGTTCGGTCGATCGCTACAAGGCTCGCCTTGTTGCAAAAGGTTTCCACCAAACTCCGGGTTTGGATTTCCATGAGACTTTTAGTCCCGTCATCAAACCAACTACTATACGGCTGGTGTTGTCCTTGGTTGTGTCCTCTCACTGGCCCATCCACCAAATTGATATTCAAAATGCTTTTCTCCACGGCGACTTGACCGAGACTGTCTAA
- the LOC133818750 gene encoding peroxidase 47 translates to MVELVVGNQFVSSSTSSVIMILMMKMIVVMSGYGFGVANGVSMNYYVMSCPMADLIVQNTVNRALRADPTLAAALIRLHFHDCFVQGCDASILIDSTKDNTAEKDSPANLSVRGYELIDEVKEELEQQCPGVVSCADIVAMAARDAVFFAGGPVYDIPKGRKDGRISKIEETIQLPFPSMNASELIRIFGQHGLNAHDMVALSGAHTLGVARCSSFKRRLSEVDPTLDSNFAKTLSKTCSEGDTAEQPFDATQNHFDNVYFNGLVRRNGVLTSDQTLYASPRTKPIVNAYAFNQAMFFLDFQQAITKMGLLDLKQGSQGEVRASCRTIN, encoded by the exons ATGGTGGAGTTGGTAGTAGGGAATCAGTTTGTGAGCAGTAGTACTAGTAGTGTGATAATGATATTAATGATGAAAATGATAGTGGTGATGAGTGGATACGGATTTGGTGTAGCGAATGGTGTGAGTATGAACTACTATGTAATGAGTTGCCCCATGGCTGATCTCATCGTCCAGAACACAGTCAATAGAGCTCTGCGAGCTGATCCCACTCTTGCTGCCGCTCTTATCAGATTGCATTTCCACGACTGTTTCGTTCAG GGGTGCGATGCATCAATTCTGATAGACTCAACAAAAGACAACACAGCAGAAAAGGATTCGCCAGCCAATCTGAGTGTGCGTGGCTACGAACTTATAGATGAAGTGAAAGAGGAGCTGGAACAACAATGTCCTGGCGTTGTTTCCTGTGCTGATATTGTGGCTATGGCTGCTAGAGATGCCGTTTTCTTT gcaggTGGCCCTGTGTACGACATACCGAAAGGACGAAAGGACGGAAGGATATCCAAAATAGAAGAGACCATCCAGCTGCCGTTTCCCTCCATGAATGCCTCAGAGCTCATCAGAATATTTGGACAGCACGGCTTAAATGCCCATGATATGGTTGCTCTCTCCG GAGCACATACCTTAGGAGTTGCTCGATGCTCATCGTTCAAAAGACGTTTGAGCGAAGTAGATCCAACCCTTGATTCGAACTTTGCAAAGACACTGTCGAAAACATGCAGCGAAGGGGACACGGCGGAGCAGCCATTCGACGCCACTCAAAATCACTTCGATAATGTGTACTTCAACGGACTAGTTAGGAGGAATGGTGTGCTCACCTCCGACCAAACGCTGTACGCTTCCCCAAGGACAAAACCCATTGTCAATGCCTACGCCTTCAACCAAGCCATGTTCTTCTTGGACTTCCAGCAGGCCATCACCAAGATGGGcttacttgatctcaaacagggTTCCCAAGGAGAAGTGCGAGCATCTTGTCGTACTATCaattaa